cAATGACCACAAGTGATCAATGATTTATGTAAGTCATTGACCATTTCGTTGATTGTAAACTAATTACTTTGGGCAGCTGCGTTTTTGACAGAATGAACTTgcaaggtaggtaggtaggtaccaAGGTAGGTTTTTCTCAagaaggtatggctgtgtagttaagcagTCTGTTTCCTGGCCACATGATTTTGGGTGCAATCGCACCGTGTGcccaccttgggcaggtgtttcttttactatagcttcaagctaaccaaagccttgtaaacaagtctggtaaacagaaactgaaagaagcccatcagcaatatacatagatatatatacatacatacatatacatacatatatatatatacatacatacatatatatatacatatatatacatatatacatacatacatacatatatatacatatatatatacatatatatacatatatatatatacatacatatatatatatacatacatacatatatatatacatacacatatatatatacatacatacatatatatacatacatacatatatatatatatacatacatacatatatatacatacatacatatatatatatataatatatacatacatacatatacatatatatatacatatatatatatatatatatatatatatatacatacatatatatatatacatatatatatatatatatatatatacaaagtgagataggggttgtgagtgtaacccactatgggataacatttatccaatatactgccagtaaagtacccagaaatgctaagaattgcaatgcaattaattcatttattgtattatatgggcaaaggtaaaatgttttacctcaaattcataatacaaaataagaaaatggaggaatagattttaatcaatcatcaactactagataataccaattcatataatttattaactaattatataGGGACATCCaaatcaaacagaataatacagaataaaacagtacacatcaatgagtaagataataccataagaacaatacatacaaataaatataaatatatatatatatacatatacacacacacacacttatatacatgcatatatatatacacacatgtatatatggttacatcacaaacagtaaacaacatgaaatatgaaaacaaatgagttgaatacacaaacgagagaaagaaatggaaagcaggacaagtaacataaagaacgacccttcatcggttgtcggctgcctatctactcctcatttcgagtctACGAAGGCAGTTGCTCCtacaaataccaaaataaaatttgggatttatgggaacaaaaacagaacagtggagacatacaagaaacTGAACATGGAGGCTTGTTAGACCAGAATAAAGGTAAAATAGCAAATGccggagaaatattttctttgacaagagaaaagatagaagagagagatagatacgaTACGTCCAGCCTCTAGGACtgccctgaaagaaaagaaagatggacaatggtcacatgtgagcaatgagagagagtaaaggagagggggaaagagagacagaaaatggTGAGGTGGAgaaaaaaggaattagagaaaatGATAGGGAGAGAGAACAATAAACAACTTGGACATGTTGGAGACAGTCATCAGTAAATAATTGCACTTCTGATTCCATGTCCAGCTTcgcaacattatcatcattagcattTTGTGATAGTTTACTGAAATGAGATTGAagaattttgataattttcagcAAGTGGATCCAGACCAGGAGCCACATCAagttccagttgtctgttttggcatgggttctatGACTGGGTACTTTTTAAGTGCTACTGGCAATGATGTAATTgtgtgtttttagaatgacattgtagggtatgtgtgaaaggctggatctggccagtttgaacataaaacaggtagaatacctGAGAAAATTctgcttttattaattttttgcgGAGAAGGGCAGTGAGACAATTGATTCAATCCATCCATGACCAATACTCATCATTGTACAAAATACAttgatttattgtattttttataggcacaggcatagctgtgtggttaagaagcttacttcgcaACCAAGTGAtcttgggttcaataccaccacGTGGCACTtcggtcaagtgtcttctactatagccccaggtggACCAAACTAGATAAGGCCAGCTgagtatatgcgcatgtgtgtgtgtttgtgtacgcccTTCTCTTGACATCATTTGATGGTTATAAATGATCATCAcacaagcaatgttgtttattTCAAACCTCTCGTGAAACacgtctggtcatggggaaacactaccttgcatggaaacaggtaaaggttggcaacaggaaaggcatccagtgatagaaaatctgcctctagAAATtctatttgacccatgcaagtatggaagagtcatcattgtttaatgtccgccttccatgttCACATggtttgaacagtttgacaggagatggccaggcagaagactgcaacAAACTTCTGTgtgttttggcacagtttttatggctgaatgcccttcatgACTCCAACCACCCAGTAGAGggacagaatgctttttatgtggcaccagcacagacgaggtcagttttggcatggtttttatagttggatgcccttccaaatgccaaccaccttacagagtggactggatgctttttatgtagcaccagcattggcagggtcaccaagtaattgatgatgacaatgatgataatatcaaCACCTGTTATGTTGTtgaattttaccttttttcttcttctccgttTTCCTGATTCAGATTCAGGGACATGTAGATGACTTTATCCATTTTCTAGCTTCATAACTCAAATCCAGtgcaaagaaatcaatatttatcacaaGAATTTCACACCAGATTCTGATATGGTAAAATGAAGAGTTTTCAGGTTTGTACTTGTCAAACAAAACTTAGATTCTGCAGCAGAGATTACTGTGAAAACCCACCGTTTGCAAACAAAATTTTCCCAGACTTTATCCAAGTATTTTGTATGGGACTGCTTAGCTGTTGGATATATCCCTGGATTATTTACAGCATTAGGATTAATTATaagataattattatcatttgttgGGTCTAGATTGTCAGAATATTTTGGTTTAAAGAGGGACAATTTGGTGgctataacaaaaatattaaggtcattaacaaatttttttagtattttagtaATTCTGCGTATGTTAAGACCCTGGTTGCTGATGTTATCATTGGCACAAAACCTGTCCAGCCAATAAAATGTCGATATGCTATCAATAACCAATAAACTAAAACTTGCATCAGTGGTCAGTTGGTATTCAAGACTGTGTAAAGTAAGGAACAATTGCCATGAGCTTGAACAATAAACAACTTGGACACGTTGGAGGCAGTCATCAGTAAATAATTGCACTTCTGATTCCATGTCCAGCTTGGCAACATTATCTCCATCATTAGTATTTTGTGATGGGTTACTGAAATGAGATTGAAGAATTTCGGTAATTTTCTTTTCCAAGATGAGAACTAATCTTAAGATAGAAAACTTGTAGTCAGTGCTGATGAAAACAACTTTCGACTCAGGACCATCGACAGGAATATTTTTCCAAACTTTTGGAAGAATGCATCGTGTGATTAGATTCAGCAAGAGTTCGGTTTTACCAGTTCCTTCTTCTCCAAAGAATTCAATGATCTCTCCGCTAATTGACCCTTCTCCAAACAGTTCTGGTGCAATGTTGCTAAGGGGAACACGTGTGCCAAGCCTGGCCAGCAgctgaagaagaaataaaagaataattttattttatataaaataaagatttctgtaggtgtggctgtgtggttgagtagttttgttttccaaccacatggttctggtttcaatcccactatatatcaccttggtcaagtgtcttccactacagtcccaggccaaccaaaaatTTGCAAGTGGATtcaattgatggaaactgaaagaagcccatcatgtgtgtatatttttctacagagatatgtatgtacatgtgtgtgtgtatttttatacagatgtatgcatgtgcttgtgtgcgtgagtgtatgtgtgtgtttgtggttccTTGtcatgacattgcatgatagtcgtaaatgagtgtcactgtcatacaagcagtgtcattcctttccaatattctgccaaaaacatgtctggtcatgaggaaatataaccctacttggaaacaggcaagggttgacaacagaaagggcatccagcctcaATGAgctccatccaatccatgcttgcatggaaaagtgggcgttaaatagatgatgatgatgatgattcctggtTAGCATTAATTGATGGAGACCCCCTAACATAGACAAAAAGATCAAAattttataactttcagaaaaatgggtatttttttaatgaaattttctacaaataggcataggagtggctgtgtggtaagtagcttgcttaccaaccacatggctccaggttcagtcccactgcgtggcaccttgggcaagttcttctactatagcatcaggccgaccaaagccttgtgagtggatttggtaggcggaaactggaagaagtccatcatatatgaatgtatatatgtgtatgcctttgtgtatgtgtttgtccctcaccaacccc
The Octopus sinensis linkage group LG21, ASM634580v1, whole genome shotgun sequence DNA segment above includes these coding regions:
- the LOC115222764 gene encoding DNA repair protein XRCC2-like is translated as MAGKTVETGSELLARLGTRVPLSNIAPELFGEGSISGEIIEFFGEEGTGKTELLLNLITRCILPKVWKNIPVDGPESKVVFISTDYKFSILRLVLILEKKITEILQSHFSNPSQNTNDGDNVAKLDMESEVQLFTDDCLQRVQVVYCSSSWQLFLTLHSLEYQLTTDASFSLLVIDSISTFYWLDRFCANDNISNQGLNIRRITKILKKFVNDLNIFVIATKLSLFKPKYSDNLDPTNDNNYLIINPNAVNNPGIYPTAKQSHTKYLDKVWENFVCKRWVFTVISAAESKFCLTSTNLKTLHFTISESGVKFL